GAGCCGTCCCTCGGTACGGGCGTGCAGGCGACGCAGCACCTCCAGCGACCGCGCCTTGAGCGGCGCGCCGGAGAGACCACCCGCACCGGCCGCCTCGACCTTGGCGGCGTCGGCCCGCAGGCCCTCGCGGCCGATGGTGGTGTTGGTGGCGATGATCCCGTCCAGACCCAGCTCCAGCGCGAGGTCCGCGACGGCGTCCACGTCGGCGTCGGCGAGATCCGGCGCGATCTTGACCAGCAGCGGGACGTGGCCGGTCGCCTCGTCGTCGAGGGTGCTGCGGACCGCGCTGAGCAGCGGCCGCAGCTGGTCGACGGCCTGGAGGTTGCGCAGACCGGGGGTGTTCGGCGAGCTGACGTTGACGACGAAGTAGTCGGCGTGCCGGGCCAGCCGCGCGGTGCTGGTGACATAGTCGCCGACGGCCTCGGCCTCGGGCACGACCTTGGTCTTGCCGATGTTGACGCCCACGACGGACGTCGAGCTCTTCGGCCGGGCCGCGAGGCGCGCCGCGACGGCGGCGGAGCCCTCGTTGTTGAAGCCCATCCGGTTGATCAGCGCACGGTCCTCGACGAGGCGGA
This genomic interval from Streptacidiphilus rugosus AM-16 contains the following:
- a CDS encoding quinone-dependent dihydroorotate dehydrogenase, yielding MYKLFFNLVFKRLDPEKAHHMAFFWIRLASSVPGLRSLVAAVLAPRDPKLRVKALGLDLPGPFGLAAGFDKNAVGIDGLTMLGFDYVEIGTVTAQAQPGNPTPRLFRLVEDRALINRMGFNNEGSAAVAARLAARPKSSTSVVGVNIGKTKVVPEAEAVGDYVTSTARLARHADYFVVNVSSPNTPGLRNLQAVDQLRPLLSAVRSTLDDEATGHVPLLVKIAPDLADADVDAVADLALELGLDGIIATNTTIGREGLRADAAKVEAAGAGGLSGAPLKARSLEVLRRLHARTEGRLTLVSVGGIETAEDAWQRILAGATLVQGYSAFIYEGPFWCRRIHKGLSALLAASPHATLGDAVGAAVRH